GCACGTCCTTCTTTAGTGCCAGATTTCTCGAGAATGTCTACAATTGACTCAGCCACTAATGGCAATGTCTCTAACGAGTAGATGGTTTCTGAACTTATGATGAAGTCGATTGCGTATTTCTCGATCAACTGATTGAACTGAGTGCCCCACGAGCCAGAAATAAACACTAATTCGACATTGTACTCTTTTAAATCATTAATGAATGTGTCTATCAACGCATCAGtgatcaacaactcgtCGTTTTTCAAGTACGGAATGTCTTCGCTTGTAGTCAAGTCATGCAAAAGTTGGGGTTCCAAAGTGGACGCCCAATGAATGAGGATATTTGGCAAACTGACCAATCTCAAAACTTCCTGGTTGAAATCAGACAAGATGACTTTGATTGGATTTCTGTTTTTCCTTTGAAATTTCTGCAACAAAAGAAAGCTGGAAGGTAGCGAAGTACCACAACCAAAATCCAAATAGGACGAGTACGTTGACAAAAGCGAATCTGATTGGATAAACTTAGCCAATAAGTCTACAGTGTCATACGAACACTCCCAACTCTTGAATCCTCCTTCGTAAACtctcttttccaagtcctTGTCATTGAGATCAATCAAGATTTCATTGATCTTCGTATTCTCTTGATTGTCTTCTGTCATCACCTGGTGCTTTACATCAAAAAGTTCACGTCTGTAAACAATATTTTGTCCAATGGGAGTTGTATAGTTGTCAAAAGTCAACCTCACATTTCTCAAAGTCTGTAATAACGACTCCGTTGAGTGAATCACTGGTAGGTTCTGTCTCTCAATTGTAGATGAGAACGTACTTAATGAGTTCGGCACcttttcatttccattgaCTTTTTGATAATCGCTCAAATGGGTGTGAGACGACTCTTCAAAGTCGTCATCGCTGAAGTCCTCTTTAGTGAACCCgaaagaaaatgacatTTTCGCAAAGGATAGATTCGTACCtttaattcttcattgaacATTTAGAGATGACATCTTTTAGAGATGGGGTTCTACATTTTTTTTGTCGCGCATTTTTGCGACAATACTTTATGACAAACTTTGGATTGCAAATGAAGCGCAAAATGCGCACTAAATAGAAACTATAGCAAATTAATTTAACGGAAGAATTAGCTTAACTTTTTAAACGAATTACCAAGTAAGGGTGAATTGCTTAGCGAAAGCACCTTCTTTGGTATACTTTTCCAAACCTGTGACGAAAATAGTTGAATTTTCGTAACTGAACTTGACCTTTGAATCCTCGAATTCGACCTGCTTAGGCTTCTTCTCCACACCCAAGATGGTAATATTGGCCAATGGCTGCGAAACATTGTATTCTCCAAAACTCGATGCTGTCAACAGCTTGCTGTGAGCAACAAAGTCAACATACaaagattcttcaatttccaaaGATTCCCCATCGTCAAGGTAGAGCTTTCCTGAAGCATTACCTTCATTGTCCAAAGCTACAAGCAATGCAAATGGATTCTCTCTGGATTCAGCAACAGTGTAGCCTGGTTCTTGAAGTGGCAAAATGTGACCACCTCTGACATGCAATGGGATGTGACCCAATGGTGCAGCCAAGGtttcattctttccatttctgaAGTCTTGCTTTTCGTGAGTGTACCAATCGTAGTAGACTTCTGAGACACCAGCACCTGGGAAAACACCCTTGGTCTTGTTGACACCTGGTTCTAAAACTGGAGTAACAATCAAGGCATCACCAACAAACAATTGGTTGTCGATACCgttgtacttcttctcgtaTGGGAATTGCCACGACAAGGATCTCAAGATTGGCAAACCAGTAACATGTGATTCGTGCAACAAGGTATAGTAGTATGGCAACAACAAGTATCTGATAGCCATTGAGGTTCTCGTGGcatcagcaacagaagaCCAAACGTATGGTTCTTGAGAAATGGCTCCCAAAACATTGTGGTTTCTGTAGAATGGGAAGAACGAACCCAATTGCATCCATCTCGAGCACAATTCAGCATCCGAGTTTCCATTGAAACCACAAACATCAACTCCAAAGAAAGGAATACCAGAAAGACCCATGCTGAATGCCTGAGGAATAGAGAAGTACATCATGTCATAGTCAGCATTGTTGTCACCACCCCAGTGACCCATGTAATGGCCAGCACCGGAGAAGGTAGAACGGGCAATAATAAATGGCCTCTTGTTTGGGAAGATTTCCAACAAAGCAGCGTGGATAGCCTTTTCTTGTAAGAATCCGTAGAGATTATGGATATCATATTCAACAGTGCCATCTGCATGAGTTGCATTTGGAGAAACTGCATGAGTTGCAAGATCATGATCACCTTGGGCGTGGTTGATAGCGTAAGGTGGGTAGTTGATGTTTCCCTTACCTGGCAACAATGTGTTCATGGAGTCGattgaagcagaagagcTTGATGGACTGGGCTTAGAAGTAGTGGCTGTAGCAGCAATTGAACTGGAAATAGACTTCCATTCAGTTGAGTTCGAAACGTTGAAACCTGATGGATATTGAGTAACTTCGCCTCCAACCAAGAATGGTGGATCTGCTGGGTTTTCAAAGTATCTGCCAGTACCACACGAACCAACACAGAAAGAACTGACTTCGTTCATATCGGACCAAATACCATCGAATGGGATTCTGTCGTGCCATTCTTTAAACATCTCGTTCCACCAGTCTTGTGTATTGTTAGCAAGGAAATCTGGGAAAGCGGTGTAACCGGGCCAAACAGCACCAATGTATAAAGAGCCATCTGGGTTCTTAAGGAAGATGTCAGATTCGTTACCGGCATGGAAGGGGGTATAGTCATTGTCAGTTTCATTATTTGGATTTGGAACGTAAATTGCTGCATCGAAGATTGGAACATAGTGTTGGTTGTTCTTGTGTAGcttgtccaagaagtccTGGTACTTGTCAGTTGGGTATCTATGTGGGTCATTTGTGAAATCCTTGTATGAGTCCATGTAATCGATATCAGACCAGATGGTTTCCAATGgaatattgaaattcttgaagttggttACTACATCTTCCAAGTCCTCGATTTCACGATAACCCCATCTACACTGGTGATATCCAAGAGCCCAGTATGGTTGGAAAGCTGGCAATCCTATTTCTGAAACATATTGTTGAATAACATCCTTAGGGTCAGGACCGCTGAAGAAGTATAAGTCAATAACTCCAGAAAGTGCTCTCCAGGTCAAAGattgttcttcaaaaatgaCTTCTTGGATAGCAGATGTTCTCCAGTAGACACCATGGGTGGTATTTGAATTGTATCTTTGGTCATAGTAAACAGGATGAACACCGTAAATGTTACCGTCGATAGGGTCACCAACATCGTTAGCGAACAAAGTCTTTACAGTTCCTGGCAAACTCAAAGAACCATGGATGGACTCGCCTAATCCAGAAATTGCATACCCCTTTGGCAAAGTGGTgttgaattgaatgaattgGTTGGAAAATACCAATGGATTACCATCAGTGGAAAACAAAACCTCTCCGGTAGAAGCTCTAACCACTTCAAACGAGAAGTCATCCGAGTGGTACTGGAAGACTAAGTCAGAGTCTTCGAAATTGAATGAATTGACATCTCCTTCGATAGTTGGCTTCACAACCAAGTCTTCAGGCAAAATGTAGACATCGGTTAAGTTTGTTGGTTCAATATGAACATTCAAACGCTTGTCAGACTGGTAAGTCACCGTCAAGTTCAAATGATCAAAGTCATAACCATAGATATTAGTAGCCTCCTTTAACTCGAGAATACCGGTCAATCCTCTTGGTGTGGAGGTAACATTGACCAAAGTGTAACCCTTTGCTTCCTGGTTAGCATCAACAGCAGTATCATTGAGGATGTTAGGAACCTGCTTAACACCTAAAGTCAAGTCATTGGGAACTGTTGCTCGAGAGTCTCCACTTGAGGAGGTGCTCGAAGCGACCTCTGactcagaagaagaaattgcagCACCAAGCACAGAGTTTGTCACTCCAAGAGCGACAACCGAAGATTTTATTAAGTCTCTGAATATCATCTTGTGCACACTGAGGATGTATAATTCTAATGGGAATATACGTATTACTTAGGAATTGGTCGACTATTTATATTTTGCCATCACCACCATTATGTTGCGGATGGCACGGAATTCATAACCACATTCCTCTGTCTCCTATACGAGTACTAGACGCAAGCAGTTGAAAGTTGTCTGTTTTGGATCAGTGGAACAACTCCATATGTACCTGAAATTTCGGAACAATTCACATATataataatattattatGCATAAAATGTGTCTACCAATATAGTGGGGAACCCAAAGCCCACACAAGCTGCGCAAGCCCCCACGCAATTTTAATCCGATCCACTCCTAGGATGGCTACTTTTGATTTATCCTAcaattcttggaaattatctatctgGCGTACTGAAGTGGCTCATTGGAATTGGAGAAATATACAGATTAAGTTTGGTTTGACAAGTCGACGTTCAAGTTAAGTATCATGCAAATGAAAGTGTCAAAAAAGCCGTAACTGAATATGAAATTCCGAGATTTTCAAACATGGGGTAACTGCCGGGAGGCGGCCACTAGCACAGTTTCCTCCAAGATGAATATGCATTTGTGGAGTTTGTCCTATTGTTTTCTTCGCATAATTAGAGCGGAGCGCGGATAAATAGTCTACTTTCATTGTCGCAATAATCTTCTATAAAGCGAAGTGGTCCAATGGGAGGATCACACTGGTGCCACATGAAAGTAGATAGTTAGACAATAGAGCAATATTGTTCACAAAAATCCGAAATAGGGGCTTCGTGACCAGAATGGATAGTAGTATTTATGCATAAATTGATTTTTTGACAATTCTTGCAAGAGGAGGCCGTGGAACAACCTTTCCATTACtattttccatcttgaTTACAAAGCGAGATCTCAATTACAATTGAATTTTAACTTCGCCCGAAATAAGTAGGTCCAAGACTTTGTTTCGCCAGGCACTTCCGGACTATTGCGAAGTATCTGTCATTATAGACATTGCACTTCAGTTGATTATTGTCTAAATAGCTATAAAGTAGGTCTCAGTTCTTTAGAACTATAAATCTCTGCAGAGATTTAACAGCAAAAACGTATTTGCTTCATTTATGTGCACCGAAGTTGTCTGTCTATCTGCAAATTTTCATTCACTTTTGTAGTTGAAATATTTGCAGAATCTTCCCTCGTGATATTAATTATTATGTAGACATATGGTTATTTGAAAAGTGGTTCGTTATTTACGTGGAGTTTCGCAACCTTTGGCCACAAAAAATATTAGCAGAATAATTGCCatataaatttttcattttaAGTTTCATTATATTTCAAACTTTTTGAATGCTTTCATGGGAAATCTACAAGATGTACTCTAAATTAGCTTTTATTCTAGATCCTGAAAATATGTTTCCTCAAAATCTATTCGAAAATTTATGAAAATGTAGACCAAAAATACATACATTCACTGAAATCATGGAAAATGGCTATAATTCAAAGACattaacttcttgaacacaAATATGATACACAAATCATTGCCACCTCTACTCCAATAAGGCgcttgaaaaattttcaactcACCCTTATTACTTTATTCTCTTGCTACTCTTTTGATCTATTTAGTCAATATTTCGCAATCGAGTTGTGTAAGTGACTGCACACAAGACTTCAAATCAGATAGAATGTAGTGAAGGACATCTACCAACTAGTCACCCATCCCTATCACTACTCCATACTCTTATCCAGTTTACAAATTTCGTCCATATGACTCAAGTTTCACCATCGAGCAAAAAGGTAGATGATTTCTTATCGGGGTTGTCTCAATTGTCTCAGAATAAAATTCGAGAAGACGAACAACGACAGAGGGAGCTACAAAGAAGCatcgaagagttgaagagaCTGAATTCGACTTCGCCAGCAAAACCTGATTACGATGAGCTAACTCCGGTGAACTCGCTGATGATTTCAGACTCAGTTCCAACTTTGAAGTTCAGCAGAAGCTCAGGGCCCACTGAATATAAATCTAGACTAGACATctatgaagaagagaaccCTCCAAAGCTaccaaaaagaagaaatattgaaagtaatgaagatgaagatgctCCAAAATTGCCAAGAAGACCAGAATCTACAGAGCCTGTGGAAGAAAACCCTCCTCCACTTCCTACAAGGAAATTTGCATATTCCACATCAGACTTGAATATTAACTTGCTTCAACCAACAGGCCGTAAAGGTCCTATTCCTGTCGCAAAACCAAAGCAGACTTCGAATCACTCATTTCCAGAATTCAAAGCTAAATCTGGTTCCACTGGAGGCGGTACCATTAAGTCTTTTTCCCAGATAGAAgctgaaatcaaaaacaGAGATGTATCACAAACAGAGgattccaaattgaaacaagtCCCCCCAAAGCCAAAGTCCAAACCTAGAATCAGTGAGACTTCTGTAGTTGTAGATTCGGTAGCAAAAAATGACTGgctttcttcatcaattgGAAACAAGGCAACTGTCCACACAACCCAGTCTTATGCCGGACATGTAGAACCATTGAAACCCACACCAAGGCCCAAGGCAGACTGGTTGTCTTCTACTTTACATAATCCAAAAACAACAGTACACACTTCGCCTGCCAAAGTAAGCGTTGACTCACCAGGAGAGCACAGTTCTGGTAAGCCAGGTAGCAAACCTCCTCTTCCTCCCAAAATTGCCATTACTTCTCCCTCTAAGGGAGCAGCAGCCAGCTGGCTCAATAGTGCTGTTAGTAAGAAGGATCTTCATACACATTCAGAAGTGGCTTCAAAACCATCTTATATAATtccgaagaagaagaatcaaaatgtagaagaatcagaGAAAAAGACACCCGAGTACTTGGAAAAACTAGGAAAGTTGCAGAAAGGCGAATCGTTGAAAACCCCAGTTTCAAAAGCTCCATTGAACAAATATGCTCAAGAAGAGGACACTCTAAAGAACACGATCGCAAATCTTTCGTCTTCTAAAAAACCACCTCCAAAGCCATTGAAACCTCCAGTCTCAAAATACACCCAGGAAGAGACTGACTTGCTCAAAACTACTTTGGCTGGATTGTCTACAAGCAAAGTGCCAGTTGTTAGGGTTTCAAAACCATCAGTAGAAAAGTATACAAAAAACGAAAGCGAGCTTCTTAAATCAACTATATCAAACTTGTCGCCAAACAAGAAGCCTCTTATACCGACTAAGCCAGCTTTTAACAAGtacgaagaaaatgattcTCAGATATTAAGAGCTCAGATGAGTCAGCTCTCCAACAAGAGCAAATTATCCACAAAACAGGATAATAATATAACAGAGGGAATGTATGCTCATAGTAAACTCAAACCAGTGGCTCCACCCCTCAAACCCAAGACCAAGCCGGTTGTTGAACAACCTCCTAAACGGGCAACTGCAGTTGAGAAACCAAAGCCCGTATCATTCCAGGACCAACTATCCAACATCTTGAGAGCCAACACAGTCCCTCAACTTGCAGGTGCTTCTAGTAATGGAATCCCAACAGCTACAATAATTAGCCGTTCAAACACAGATCCTATAAgggagaaaagaaaagatacaGTAGGTAATGGTAAGTTAGTTCATCCTGGTAAGGGAAGAGCAAAGGGTCCAAAGAGAAAGCTTCCTAAATCGATGCAGAAATCTCAGGCTCAAAGTAGCAACAGTTCAAAGAAGTCGGCGAATGTTAAGGAAAGTGATCCAGTTTCCTTAAATCCaattgaatcttctgaaccaaaagaagaagaaactatGCTTGCGgtaccaaagaagaaacctgCTCCTACAGTGAACAAGCTAACTAAACCAAAGCCTGTTGAAGGATTGAAGCCCAGCCGGAACTTCAGTGGGGAGATTTTCATATAGGAGATACAGACATTCAGATCGATTCTATTCTTTTATAAAGAACAATTATTTGTTTTACTTTCTCAAACGTAGATTGGCACTCATAGTCGTATATATGTGAAGTCGTAAATGTATGTACAGTCAATTTTGCAGATGAATGCGCATGAAGCAACATCCCCAATTAGGCTAGTTGTGTGGAACAAGAactgtgaaaaatgtagGCGAGCTAACAGAGCTGGCTCGTACTTATAAGTGAGATTTGAAACATGGATATTGAAGACTATTGATAGAGTAGCCGTTGCTCGAGTAGCCATTGTGTATTATAGCATCTTATAACCTGAGGGAACATCTCGTTATCATCTTCCCCACTAAACTAGTGTGATTTCAGAAGACATTAAAGCGTGCGGCTCGCGAATGttttttcttccagaacaaatggacaacttttcaaaaCAGTTATGTAAACATTATATACGATCCAACAGTGAATAATTGTTGCAAGCGATAATCCTCGTTGCAAACAGTACTGTACTACTAGTCTACCCTGAAATGGATAAAGTTACCGAGCAGTTGGAGGCATGGAAGGCTGAGATTCCTGCCAAATTGGAACAGGCCCAAATCTACTTCAACCAGTTCAAGCAATCGATTCCAAAGAACGTGGACGAACTCCAGCCTCACATCGACTACATCAAGTCCATTACTCAGGACGACATAATAAACgacttcaccaacttcaaggtAACTCCCATCACAATTTCCATCACGATCACGACTTTGACGACGATCTTCATTATCTCAAAGTTGTTTTGTAGATGCTCTTCTGACACGAAaaccaagaaaaagaacaagaagccTAAAAAGAAACTCTCGAAGGCGCAGAAGGCCAACAAGGATATCCAGGCCATTTTGGACTTTGTTGAATCCGAGTATGTGCCTCAGATCGACACATACATTGTGGAATACAAGAGCTTGAAACCCGAAGAGCTCGAGTACAAGTACAactactttgaagaaatgttgttgaaggagttgatgaagttggaCGAGGTCGATGTCAGTGGCAACGATATCTTGAgagaaaacagaaagaaagtgaTAAAATTTGTCCAGGATCaccagaagagattggacagattcaaaaaagaaagaaacttCTAAGATGAGCTTTCAAGACACTGATATCTCAATTTAGATATGTATTGTATTCTGTTAATAAATGTAATCTACTATGAATAAGTAGCGCAATCACTTCAAAGAGTCTATTCtagtatataaatatatatttctttAAATAATAAATAATGTAACCTTTTAACAGTATTACAGTATTTAGTCGATATACTCTATTTCTTGTTTATCACTGTCTTGTGCGAGTCGAAATCCTGGGGTTGGATTCTGGCTCCTCTCTTGACTCCAAACTCAGGAATGGCACCGTCCGAATTACCAGGAAACACGTCTACAAGTAGAGGCAATCTATGGCCCAACCACAAGGCACTGTTGGTGTGGTCTTCCAAATCGTTACCCGTTTGAGGGTGAATAAGAACTGACAAATTTCCATGGTACAATTGAAACCAACTGAGAACCTTGATGAACACCTCAGGTCTTCTCACATCCGCCTCCCAGAACTGCGTTGGATGTGGGCCAATGATCTTGTCATCGGGCAACTTCTTCACGATGATGGAGCCATTGGCTGAATCTTCAGGGAAGTCTTCAAGTAACTTGGCTCTTAAGTTGTCGGACTCGGTAAGCGACTTTGCATTATGCGCATAGTAGTAGACATGGAAATCGTAGTATTGCACCGGATATGTGAACGAAAGTCCGTGAACCGAGGTGGTGGCTACAGAGGGATCGTTTTGTGGAAGATGGGTAACGTACTCCATTGCTATATGCTGAAAGGATAAAACTCGAAACTctaaaagaagaataaacTTATTGACCAAATTTCGTTCCCAGGATTAGCCACTTACCTAAGGGGCGCCGCTTTGGTATAGAGCCACaattgctgcgaaaactGCGCTACCAACGATAAGAATAATGCATCACCAAATACCATTCTACAACAATATGCTACAATATAAGTAATAGGATTTGTATAATATAGATGTAAATACTATTTTAAAGCTCCTAAGCCAAATTCAAGTCCTTCTGCACCATGGTCTTGCAAATAGGGTGGTACTTGTCTTCAAATCTCTTGAAAGTCTCCACAGCAAACTCGATGCTGACACTGGTCTGCAAGAGCTTGTAACCTGGTCTGACATACTTCATACGACCTACAGTGCCCAACCAGTCAGCAAAGAACTTAACTTGTTCGTCCGAACTAGTGTAGTTCCCGtatttgatcaacaattcaTTCCAACGAGCAAGTACTTCACCGTTCTTACTGGCTGCATACTTTGGGTAGATAGAAGGCAACTTTCTGATGAGTTCAGGAGAGACATCAAGGTCCTTAAATCTATCAGTTAAGGTTTCGATAAAGAGCATCTCTTGTTCTCCTTCGAATTCCTTAACATCAGCTTCGGAGAACTTGACTTCAGTTTCACCGGACTTAACGAAGTCCACCCACTTTTCAACCAAGACGTAGACTTGATCAGCCAATGTAGTGTCGAACTTGGGATCATCAGGTAAGCCGGGCTGGAACAaccacttctccaaatCAATGGTGTCCAACGCATCTTTCTTACCCAATGGAGTGTAGAAATCATACAAGGTCTCTATGAACTGAGCACTGTTAAGCGATTGGTAACggaacttcttgaagtaaTGCTTGATAAATGGATCGAACTCCTTGGTACCACCGACTTTCGTCTCGATGtgaaacaagaagttgaaaccCTTTTCATATGGAATTCTAGAAAATGCATCGTCGGGATCGCCACTTGCCAAGTCCCATACCAATGATGTGAACTTGGGATCAAACGACTCCACAGTCTCTACTAATGCATTCCAGCCAATAATGGCATTGAAGTGTCTCACTTGCTCGCCATACTTTTCTGGGTTGGCTCTGCCTTCCTCTTGggcttcagcagcagctaTGGCTCCTATAATTCGCCTTTCCAAATACACAGTCCAACCTTCGTTCAACCAAAAGTGCTCCCACGAACAATTAGTAACGAGATTACCGGACCATGAATGAGCCAATTCATGTGCCATCACCTTGACTTGAGTTCTGTCCTTACTTATCAAAGTGGGTGTGAGCTGGGTCATGTTGGGAATTTCCATACCTCCGTAGGGGAAACTCGAAGGAAGAACTAACGAATCGAATCTCGACCATTCATATTCGAAGACGATCTTCTCGGCGATCTGGATGAAATTCTCCATATCCTTCTCAAACTCCCACTGACAGTCCTTCAAAGATGGCTCTTCAGAGTAGACATCAGATCTGGGACCAATAGGAGCCTTGTGGAGATTACCAGAAGTGATAGAAACTAAGTATGAAGGAATGGGAATAGGCTGGTCAAAATGGTATACACCTGCTTCATTACTTGGCTGCGGTCTACCAGACATAGTACACACCAGAGGCGATTTAGCTGTGAACTTGTATGGAGACTTGACACCAGGGGTGTCAAAACAAGGGAACAAACTACGAGCGTGAATGGCTTGACATTGAGAAAATACATATGGACCAGTGTCTCCTTGAATAAACTGAATGGCAGTACACTTGTCGGTGGTACGGAAATCGACTTCCACAGTGAGACTCTCATTTTCACCATCAATTGGAATTACCAAGGGAGAGCCAAAAGGAGCTTTGTGTGGCAAAAGTTCgaaaacaacttctttACCATTGACTTTAGCAGTCAGCACTTCCAAAAACGAAGTGTCCAATACAAGGCGGTTGGTTTTGGtgagtttcttcaaagtgTATATCACATTTCCTGAAATATTCTTACTCTCAAACGATACCAGGAGCGACAAATCCGTGTGGACAACCTTAAACTCTGCATAATTGGAGTTGGTGCACGGGTCTAGCTCGTGTGATCTTTTGCTAATATTCTCAAACTTTGACATGGCTAATTGGACTTTtcgaagaaaacgaaattAGTACgaattattcaattctacGAAATAGTGCCTTCTAGTAGATAATTTAGATGGTGACCAGAGTGGTAGCGCCGTCACTGTCTCATTGCCTAAATGCCTTGGATATTTTAAATTTAGTGCCGATTCTGTCAAAGGCTCTTCTTGGTGCAGGTATTTTTGTGTTCGAAAGTGCAAGAGCCGTTTCATCGTTTCATAGGCAACTAGACTGTATGTGAATAAAGAAATATAACGTATACTGAAACGAGGCTATTCTATACAATGTTCAACCGGTTCAAGGAATTGTCCttatctatatatatatgggTGCACCAAAAATTTCGTCACTATTAGAATGTCGTATCAAGTTCGCTTTAAAGACCAGCGGTTGCGGAAGCTGTCGTTTCATGAGTTTCGGCTTCtgttggtttcttcttcttcttgtctctcTTCTGACTGGCCTCAGCTACCAACTGTTCAAAGATTCTTGCTTCCTCGTCCTCATCTTCGGTTCTTGTTACAGCCGAAAACACTTCGCCAATCAATTTCAAGGCATTAGCTCTGTCtattctctttttcaaaggtacttcttcatcatagAGAATATTATCACAAACTCCACGAATGGTACCTTGGATCTCGAATTTGGATCCTGACCAAGCTGCCGCTAACACTTTGCCCATCAAGtacttttccatttcaGCCAACTCTTCTGGTGTGTGCTTTTCAGgaatcttttcttctttagaaTTGCTGGTTTTTACATCATTAGCATCTTTGTCTTTAGAGTCTTCGGAGTCTTTGTCTCCTTTACTATCTTGATCTGCTTGCTGTTCGTGTAGTTCTTGatccttctttttctttctgatgctctcgatttcttcctctAATTTATTCACCTCTTGCTCTGCGGCCAgcttcttggcttcttcctcttctgcttctttgaGTGCATGGTATTCATTATCTTGTTGCATCTTGGAGTATTCTTCCATGGTTCTCTGCGCATCCAAGGCTGTAGAAACCGTGGAAAAGGTATCCTTGACTACTCCACCCTTTTCTTTGACAGAGTGCCAAAACCCTCCCCAGCCAAAGAATGTCTGgttcttcaaaaagatCTTCAGCTTGGTCTTATAGATGGAGCCAAGAGTATGTAAGATCTCAAGTCCAAAactttccattttcaacGACTCCGCTTCATACTGCAATTTGCCCTTGAACGACTGTGCTACGTCGTCCTTCATGTCGGTCTCAGTAAACAACGACAACTTGTCAATAAGTTTGTTGGAGAGCTCTTTTCTCATCtcgatcttcttcaaacgaCACTCCTCTTcaaacttctccaactcttctttaCGcttctgatcttctttttctttttcggTAAGTTGCTTTTTACTTGGATCCACCTCCTCTGTATGTTCTGAATGCAGTAACAAAAGAGGAGCTTTATCGGATGAATTGGTAGTAGAATATTTATCAGTAGAACTAGTAGTAGTAGAACTAGTAGTATTAGAAGTCTTATTTGGAGTATTGTCGGTAGTTGCAtcatcttccttcttttcgtccttcttttcatcatcagtgTAGCCCGATAATTCCGCAGATTTCGACAACTCTTGCAATAAAGTCAATTCACCTATCCATTCTTTGAAAGCTTCTCCACCAAATATCATGGAGAAAAACTCAGATGGATCTTCGAATCCTTCCGTGGGAATCGATTCTTGCTTACCGAACTTGTCATATTTAGctctcaacttctcgtCACTCAAAACTTGGTAagcttctccaacttcttggaactTGGCAGCTGCCAGCGGGTCATCGGGGTTCTTATCTGGATGTAATCTGATTGCAGCTTTACGATACGccttcttgatttccaaCGAC
This Scheffersomyces stipitis CBS 6054 chromosome 3, complete sequence DNA region includes the following protein-coding sequences:
- a CDS encoding predicted protein, with protein sequence MVVDTAYYELLGVQANATSLEIKKAYRKAAIRLHPDKNPDDPSAAAKFQEVGEAYQVLSDEKLRAKYDKFGKQESIPTEGFEDPSEFFSMIFGGEAFKEWIGELTLLQELSKSAELSGYTDDEKKDEKKEDDATTDNTPNKTSNTTSSTTTKEVDPSKKQLTEKEKEDQKRKEELEKFEEECRLKKIEMRKELSNKLIDKLSLFTETDMKDDVAQSFKGKLQYEAESLKMESFGLEILHTLGSIYKTKSKIFLKNQTFFGWGGFWHSVKEKGGVVKDTFSTVSTALDAQRTMEEYSKMQQDNEYHALKEAEEEEAKKSAAEQEHTPEELAEMEKYLMGKVLAAAWSGSKFEIQGTIRGVCDNILYDEEVPLKKRIDRANALKLIGEVFSAVTRTEDEDEEARIFEQLVAEASQK